DNA sequence from the Sphingomonas taxi genome:
GTCTTGCCGGCGACCAGCGACGTGCCATTGGAACCCTTGACGTGGCGCAGCACACCCGGCGCGTGGCAGACTAGCGCCACCGGCTTGTCCACCGCGATGGCCGCCTCGATCAGGCCGATCGACCGCGGGTCTTCGGCGAGGTCCCACAGCGGGCCGTGGCCGCCGGGATAGAAGATCGCGTCGAAATCCGCCGCCGATTGCTCGGCCAGTACGTGCGTGTCGGCCAAGGCGGCCTGCGCCTCCGGGTCGGCGGCAAAGCGACGGGTGGCATCGGTCTGCGACGACGGTTCGTCGCTCTTGGGATCGAGCGGCGGCTGGCCACCCTTTGGTGAAGCGAGCGTGATCTCGGCGCCGGCATCCTTGAAGACATAATAAGGCGCGGCCAGTTCCTCGAGCCAGAAGCCGGTCTTCTTGCCGGTATCGCCGAGCTGGTCGTGCGAGGTGAGGACGATCAGGATCTTCATGTCTGGCTTCCTTCGCTGTGACGAAGCTCGACATAGATCGTATTAGACCGGTCGTCTACAGCTTCGTGGGTCGATGGTTCAGGATGCTGGCTCGGCTTCCGTCACGGCGTCAGGCCGAGAAGCTGCCGGGTCGAGCACAACGCGGCGTCGAACGGCGCGTGTGTCCTCACGATCTTCGCCATCACGCTGGCGCCAAGCCAGAGCTGATAGAGCGACGCGGCCACGTCTTCGGCCGTCCCGGTCACGCCGACCGAGCCATCGGCGACGCCATCTCCAACCATGCGGGTCATACGCGCGATGATCGCGGCGGTACCCGTCTTCAACGTCAGCCGCATCGGCTCGGACAGATCGGCGACCTCGGCCCCGAGCTTGACCGCCAGGCAGCGTCCCTGACAGTCGAGCGCGCCCTGATTGTCGCGCCAGGCCGCGAAATAGGCGATCAACCGCTCGGCCCCGGTCAGGCCGGGCCGCGCGAACAAAGCATCCATCTCGGCAAGATAATCGTCGAAATAGGCGGCGAGCATCGCCTCGCCGAACGCGTCCTTCGATGCGAAATAGTGGTAGAAGGATCCCTTGGGTACGCCGGCGTCCTTCAGGATCTCGGTCAGGCCGACGGCCGAAAACCCCTTGCGGCTCATGATCGTCTGGCCCGTCGCGAGGATCGTGGCACGCGTACTGGTATCGGGAGGCGGAGGTGACATGGACCTGACGTATCATTGGCTAGACCGATCGTCTAGGATTGCCGCCCGCCTCCCGCCGTCTCGCGCGCCCAGCGGCCGCCCAGGGCGCGGAACAGGTCGATCTGCGCGGTCGCGATCGCAGCGTCCTGCCCGGCGAGCGCGGCCTGCGCATCGGCGAGCGTGCGTTCGGCGTCGAGCTGCGATAGGCTGTCGATCCGCCCCTCGCGGCGTTGCGCGCGGGTGATGCGGGTGGCGCGATCGGCCTGGTCGAGCGCGCGTTGCAGCGCGGTG
Encoded proteins:
- a CDS encoding type 1 glutamine amidotransferase domain-containing protein, whose protein sequence is MKILIVLTSHDQLGDTGKKTGFWLEELAAPYYVFKDAGAEITLASPKGGQPPLDPKSDEPSSQTDATRRFAADPEAQAALADTHVLAEQSAADFDAIFYPGGHGPLWDLAEDPRSIGLIEAAIAVDKPVALVCHAPGVLRHVKGSNGTSLVAGKTITGFTNSEEAAVGLTDVVPFLVEDILKANGGQFTRGDDWASHVVSDGLLITGQNPGSSADAAQRLLDLLAERSTD
- a CDS encoding TetR/AcrR family transcriptional regulator; the encoded protein is MSPPPPDTSTRATILATGQTIMSRKGFSAVGLTEILKDAGVPKGSFYHYFASKDAFGEAMLAAYFDDYLAEMDALFARPGLTGAERLIAYFAAWRDNQGALDCQGRCLAVKLGAEVADLSEPMRLTLKTGTAAIIARMTRMVGDGVADGSVGVTGTAEDVAASLYQLWLGASVMAKIVRTHAPFDAALCSTRQLLGLTP